In the genome of Ziziphus jujuba cultivar Dongzao chromosome 10, ASM3175591v1, the window tgTTTGAAAAGTGGGTTGGTTTGCACGTTCGATTCGAGAAAGAGAAACGCGTGATGGGCCCCACTTTCGGCTATGTAGCATTGTCATGCGTGCCATTGTTTTGTCTCCATCCTAACACGTtttcactttttaatttttcgatatttattttcttctttttttttttttttccatttattcctaaatcctaatatatatatgctcCCAATACAATAAGACAGATtaggaaattttctttttttttttgggtaaaagacAGATtaggaattatatatatatatatatatatatataatttatttattttcttttctattgattttaaaaagtgTTTCCTTTCAACTATAgttaaaaattgtaaaactcactcgttttcttcttctaattttGGGTTGGAGATAGAAATTGGCCATGTTCGATGGACTATGTAAGTTATGTAACACTTTCAATAAGGtaactaatatatattagaaaaagagTGTTATTTTCATGtatacaaaaaagaaacaaaaaatcgTTTCATTTCTAGAatagtatatttattattattattatttttttttttttttggttaaaatctatcaaattgattaccataacaaaattacttaaatttaatattgattttaatcGTTACAATGAGGTTGACACGGGAAAGAAAGTAAAACCAAATTAATgcagaaaaatagagaaaagtgTTGAATAATTCATTATCTTAAGTAAATtggtattttttaatattatttttatatattattgaaaccATTATTAACGTaagtataattaatttaatcagaACTTGTATCTtcaaagaaatttatttataattttagtaatttttttaattaattgaacagcTTTGATTATTAAAAGTATATAGTgaaatttaccaaatttatataattataaagtaATGGGTCTCAAAGAGGATTATCCAACCACAACAACGAccctaataaataataataagttttttAATCACCGTCATCATACTTGCTTCGTGGCTTGGGAAAACTCAAGAACTTatattgagattttaaaaaaataataataaaaataaaaaagtaaacaagaaagaaaataaaaatgaagtttgCAAATTAAGATCtcaaaaggggaaaaagaaaataaaacaataacgcAAATTTTCTATTCTTTATTTGGtagtaacaaaaaaatatattattattctaatatatatattaaacaaaagaaaaaggataacATGGTTTTTGTACTCGTTAGTATTATACATCAATATTACGAATTAGCgatatttcccaaaaaaaaaaaaaaaaaaaaaaaaaacaaatattacaaaacaaggggaaaaaaagaaaaagccgtGATTAAGAAACACACGTCAATGAgatatggaaaatttgagaaaaagaTAGGAGAAAGTTGTGAACATGTTAGGACAATTACTTACACTTAATTCTCCTATATCGGATGCATGAATATTATTACAAATTTACAGCTTCCAACCTCCACATTTTAAATTcccagaacaaaaaaataaaataaaaaataaaaataatgaataataaaaaataaaaaaaataacaaagagttaaaaaaagttaaaacaagTTCTAAGGTCCAATTTAAATTAAACAGAATTATTTGTCAgtaatatagtaaaaataaaataaaaataaaaataaaaaaattcagaaaTCAGAAACATGCTATATAAGTGGAACCCAGTTCCTTTCAAGTTCTCAGTGACGCTCTGTCCAAAAAGCTCTTTCtcattatctctctctctctcaatctctCTGTTGAGCAGTGAGTGGATAAAGAGTTATAACCTTTTCAGGTCAGTTTCAGCTAAAGCTCACAGCTTTTTCCACTTTTTGTTATAAATTTGCACATTTTAGTGTGAGCGTCTTGGCTAGTTGCACTGCCAATGAACGATTTGTATTCTTTTGCTTAATCCATTTGcaaaaatttgaactttctcAGCCATTTTTCAGGTCTTTTAATTTTGCATTTCTTGAAATCTGATCAGTCTCACAGTTTTTATTTGATTCGTTTTGAGATTCTTTACTGGATCATAACAATCTCACTTGGGTTTAGTCTACAATCTGATTTTGTTTCACTACCAGATTACAAAAACACCCAGCAATGGGGAGATTTTCAATATGCATTTTGGGTTTTCTGCTCTTGTGCTGCTTAGCAGCTGGGACAGAAACAACATATTTGAAATACAAAGACCCAAAACAGCCACTGGGTGCGAGAATCAAGGACCTTCTGAGCCGTATGACACTTGAAGAGAAGATCGGCCAAATGGTTCAAATCGAGCGCAAAGTAGCAACCCCTGATACAATGAAGAAGTACTTCATTGGTAAACCAAACAATGCTTCTATATATTCTCAgcaaatgattttattttatttttttccaagttATTTGTTCCCTAAATGGAAGATATGGGTTTTTTGCAGGGAGTGTTCTGAGTGGAGGAGGGAGTGTTCCAGCTCCTAAAGCTTCAGCTGAGACCTGGATCAGTGCGGTGAATGAGATCCAAAAGGCTGCTCTATCAACTCGTCTTGGgattccaatgatttatgggatTGATGCTGTTCATGGCCACAACAATGTGTATAATGCTACTATTTTTCCTCACAATGTTGGTCTTGGAGTTACCAGGCaagtattaatttcatatataccAGAAGTTCCTCGATCgctttcagtttttatttttattttcattttgtgtgtatgtgttttgataaatacaaaaaactGTTTGTTATATGTTTTTAGAAAGTTAcaaaaacatgttttttttttgcttgatgtTGGATTGCTTTAATGTTTTGGTGGGATACCAGGGATCCTATACTTATCAAGAAGATTGGAGAAGCAACTGCCCTCGAAGTCAGAGCTACAGGAATTCCTTATGCCTTTGCTCCATGTATTGCGGTAATTGCTCCATGTCTTACTCCATCATTTTACCAATTTCAAGGTTTTAATTGAGGGACTCTTTACCATgtctattttacttttttggtttttgcagGTTTGCAGAGATCCAAGATGGGGTCGGTGCTATGAAAGCTACAGCGAAGATCAtaaaattgttcaattaatgaCAGAGATTATACCTGGTTTGCAAGGAGATCTCCCTGCCAATTCCCACAAGGGTGTGCCTTTTGTAGCTGGAAAGTAAGACCCTTTTTGATATCTCATCCTTGAAAAAGAAGTCAGAAATTGATCTActttatcatatttttcaatAGTAAAGTCACTTTACAACAATTACATCATACACTATAATATGCTTCCAACTTTTCTGTTtttgtgataattttttaatcttgcAAGTTTTGAACGCGTAAGATTGTTATCATTTCCCGTTAGGTAAAGTTGGGATTTTGAGTAACCATCAAGGTGATGACTCAGAATGTATGAGGAAAGAAAAAGTCAGCATCCTTTGGatatttatacttttatttttagtagATGTAAGAAAGTACTTTGTGTTTTGGACATTTAGAGATTTGtttattcatcttttttttttttttttttttttttttttttttttctgaaattggGCATTCTTAGATTTAGGGGATTTTCAATCTTGTGGGAGGCCGTAGTGGTGGGCCATCTTACTTAACTAGATATCCAACacgaaataaattaaaaaaaacaaaatagtaagGTCCCAGTTGTCTCCCTATGTTCAAGATTCTATTTTAAAAGTCCATTCCATGTTCAAGCTTCATGTGTTTATATAATATGTTGAATTGACTTGTGGATGTAGGTCTAAAATATCAGAAAACCGTCATTTGATTTAACTGAGTGAATTTAATCATATTCTTAGATTTGTCAACTTTGTTTAAAGCATTATTAGATTTTGTCTGAAGAAGCTGGAGGTTTATACACAGAAGTTTCTTAGGGGGATTAGACCAATTTGCACTTCAGATTCATAGACCTCctaattttcccaaaaaaaggaaaatggacaACAGTGGTAATCTTATGCCAGGTTGTCTAGACAAAATATCCATTTCCATGTTAAAGTTCAGAAAATATCTGTTTCTGGATTAGTCAATATCAACAAGTCTTGTTTGATCTGTTTGTTAAAGGAAATTTCATCATGCATTTATATaagctttttaaatttatacCCCACACAGAAATGGAAAACTGAGATCATGAAACTAACAATTTTCCCTGATCATTTTGGGCAGACAAAAGGTTGCAGCCTGTGCAAAGCACTTTGTAGGAGATGGTGGCACTACCAAAGGCATCAATGAGAACAACACTGTAATTAGTTTGAGTGGACTGCTTAACATTCACATGCCTGCATACTATAATTCCATCAGCAAGGGTGTTGCAACAGTTATGGTATCCTATTCGAGCTGGAATGGGAAGAAAATGCATGCTAATCGTGATCTCGTCACTGGTTTTCTgaaaaacaaactaaaattCAGGGTAAGGTGAATTTGAAATTAGAATGTTGATATAATTCTTTGTCTGATCTAGTAAATTGAATTTTGCGTTTCTAAATATAACATTTTGTTATGGATATTTCAGGGTTTTGTTATATCAGATTGGCAGGGCATTGACAGGATTACCTCACCTCCCCATGCTAACTATTCATATTCAGTTGAAGCTGGAGTTAGTGCGGGAATAGACATGGTGAGTCAAAATTCTGTACAATTTAAAGTTGTTTAATGTAACTCGGAAAATATATTGTCATTCTTGAAACCATATTACTCATAAACTTAGCATTTTTAATCTGTTGGATTGTTGCAGATCATGGTTCCCGAAACTTATACAGAGTTTATTGATGATCTAACCTATCTAGTGAAGAAAAACATCATTCCAGTAAGTAGGATTGATGATGCAGTGAAGAGGATCTTGAGAGTTAAATTCGTCATGGGTCTCTTTGAGAACCCATTGGCAGATAACAGCCTGGTCAACGAGCTTGGGAATAAGGTCTGTTGTATCACATTTATGACTTCTAAATCAGTTTACTTCATTTCATTCCTCGTACTTTGGAATTTCAAACAGATTGTTAATCAACTTATTTCTTTTGACAGGAACATAGAGAATTGGCTAGGGAAGCAGTAAGAAAATCACTTGTGCTACTAAAGAATGGCAAATATTCTGAGCCATTGCTTCCCCTTCCCAAGAAAGCTGCAAAGATTCTAGTTGCAGGAACTCATGCAGACAACTTGGGCTATCAATGCGGCGGCTGGACAATTACATGGCAAGGCCTTGAAGGAAATGATCTTACAGTTGGTATGTTTTCTATTTACCCATCAAGCTTCGTTTATGGAAAATCTGAAACTTTGATATCTTCAATATGTAAATGTGATAATACTAAATGTTTACCATGATTATACTAATTTGTGATTTGTGAAATATTTGGATGATACTGTTTCCAATATACAGGTACTACAATTCTCAAGGCCATAACCAATACAGTTGATCCAACCACCCAAGTTGTCTACAGCCAGAATCCTGATGCAAACTTCATCAAATCCAACAAATTCTCCTACGCTATCGTTGTTGTGGGTGAGCCTCCATATGCAGAAACTTTTGGTGATAGCTTGAACCTGACAATATCAGAACCCGGTCCAAGCCTTATCAACAACGTCTGTGGAGCTGTGAAGTGTGTTGTTGTTGTCATTTCCGGTCGTCCTGTTGTGATCCAGCCTTACGTTGCTAAGATTGATGCCCTTGTGGCTGCTTGGCTTCCAGGAACTGAAGGCCAAGGCGTTGCTGATGTTTTATTTGGTGACTATGGATTCACCGGAAAACTTGCACGAACATGGTTCAAGACAGTCGATCAGCTTCCAATGAATGTAGGTGATTCACATTATGACCCTCTATTTCCATTTGGGTTTGGTTTAACTACGAAACCTACCaattaataagtaaattaaaaactatAGAGGGTATCCGgcattatatattcatatacttcCTTGTCCATTTCATTAAGGAGCTTCAAGGTCAAAGTGTATctgagttttatttttcttagtacCAAACTGCTGAGAGTGCCAGGGAGTTCAAGAGTGTTCTTGGTAtcatattcacaaattttatcTATATTCCTATAAAAAGCTTTATGTTCttaaaactattatttatgGGTTTTGGTAGCTCAAGCGAAAAGCACtccaaatataaaaagaagTAATCTATGTCTATGATTTTTAGCACCACAGTTTTCAAGGAAAGTGTAATTATGGGGAATTACAATCTACGCGCTTACCGAGCAAAACCCACAAAAGACCTTCAAATGGGCATCAATTTGCAGTAACCTCCTAAATTGATAATTGAAGCATAAACTTTGCAACATTCACGTtcgcttattattattaacaatatTACTAAACAACAGTATCTGAGCTCATATAAAATGTTGcacaattaatttataaacGAGGGctaaaaacaaaccaaaaaaaaaaaaaaaaaaaaaatgaaaaagaagagatACATACGCCTATGAGAAAACATTTGTGTTAATACATAGCCTGCAAACGAAGAATAATTTCTTTGGTCATCATATAacatcaaaataacaattatactTGTATTTTGACATCAACTGCTcccttttatcattattattattattacatagtgaacatatttgaaaagaaaacaaaagaagaaaagaaaaaaaatctaggAGATCCTGTGCCAAAAGTTTTTCATGATTAGCTTCTTTGTAACTTTCAGTCTGCATATACCACCACAAACCTCCTTCACTTCTTACCGCATATGCTCCACTCTAAGTACTTTTCCACAATGTCCATCCCAGAAAGCTTCTTCACAACAGGCATAGTAGCAGGAACAGCCAATTGGAACATTGACTCCCACCCATCTTGGCTGCTCCATGAAAGAAGCTGTTTTCTTGCTTCTTTAATAGCAGCTCTTGTAGCTCCATGAACTGAAACTGCTAGCAGTAATGGTGGTTCACCAGAAGCTGCAATAGTCAATGATATTTCAGTTTGGACTTGTTAAAACCATGATATGATGAGAATATAGATGCAAATTTGAAAACATATGTTCAATAAACAATAACGGAGAAGTCCAATCAAATATGGTGATCAATAATTTGATGATTCAAGTTCTACTTGTTCAACAAGACATTGAAGAGATGTACCTTTTGAAGAAAGGACACGTTTTTCATGATGTCCACTGTTTAATATTTCAACATTGAACTGTTTAGGTATGGTGTCCATGGAAGGAATTTTGTATGTCCATGTACCTTCAGCAACCATCAATCCATCAGCATTTGTAAGGTATTCTTCAGTCATGAAAAAGCCAATTCCTTGAACAAAAGCTCCTTCAATCTGCAACAACCAGTTTCTACTTCAATACCTTGAAACTATAAGCCACAGGTCATAACAATAAGCTACAAATAACAACTAATTCAACCCTCGGTATAAGCTAACCTGTCCTAAATCCACAGCAGGATTTAGACTTTGTCCACAGTCATAGATAAGATCCACTTGCAAAATTGTAGTTTCTCCAGTCAGAAGATTCACCTCGACCTGTGACAacataggttcgtatcaattaaTATGGTATTTCATTAGCATTAATTTAGTCTTATATGCACAAAGTGTGAAAttgcaaaatcaattatttttgcaACTTGGTACATGCTATAACCATGCTCTGATGCTTATTATCTAAGGGAGCAGTTACAAGTTTAAGCGTGAAAACTACTTCAATTTGTGTATAATATGGAATCCAAAAGGTACAACTTGCCTCGCTTACTGCTACACCATAATTTAGGTATGAACTTGATGACATATCAGGGACATAGTAAGAACTTGCTGATAAGTTCACAGCTTGCATGTGTGCCTGCAATTTGAAAGTAAAGAGAGAGAAACTTATTGTGAATCAATGTCAGATCTCATGAAGAGAAAAAATGTAATAGCCTATCTTGTAGTGTTGTGGCTTTTGAAATGCCACAATCAAGGTTAGTCACTTCAGTTCATGTCTTCCTCAATTCAAAaggttgggaaaaaaaaaaaaaaagaaaaaaaaaaagtaataccaTAGTAGATAGATACCTCAGAAACAAGTAATTCCCACTGAATAGAGCTCATTTGCTCCTGCAAACTTTCCTTTAGAGGAGTCAGCCTCTCAACCAGGATATTACAGCACAGTCTAACTGCCTCACAGCTTGATTCCGACGTAGTACTTCCAGCAGTATAGCCTCCTTGAATTAAGCTCAATGTATCAGCTTGTATGACTCGAACTTTATCCAAGAGATCTACGTTGCCTAGGATTGAACTGAGAGCAAAAGCAACCATCTGTTTTACCTTTGTCCACAGACCTTGGCCCAGCTCAATCCCTCCAACTTCAACAACAACAGAACCAtcttttagaatgcttacccTTCCTGGAGTTGGTCTCAATAACACTTCATGAACAATTGGTACCCTAGAAATGCCCCTTTTCTTCCATTTATTAcaactattaaatatttttaccatttcaatCCTGTGATTAAAGCTTGAAGTCACGGCCAATTTATCCCATATTGAGGGTAAAGTATACTCTAAAGGTTCACCAGCACTACTCTCATAGAATAACTTAAGACTGTTGTATGTGTGAAGATTTACATTTCTGACAGAATCGACTTCTAAAGAAAGGGTAGATGACACATGTTCAATTACAGCTTCAGCAATATATGTTCCCTGTACCTCTCCAGGCGCCCGCATTGCAGCCTTACTTgtagtatttgttttgcataGTTTTATGTCAAATGATAGAGCACCCCAATCATACTTCTTAAGTCCATTCAATAAATTGGATACAATTATTGGACTTACATCTAATGACATCCCTGCATCAATCAATATTTCTAGTTGTAAAGCTGTAATTTTCCCATCAGACTTGAATCCAACATTGTAAGTGATTTTCATAGGGTGCCTTCCTCCTGCCATTATCATATCAGCCTTGCGATTCATATACATCCGGACAGGGCGGTGTAATTTGTGTGCTGCAAGTGCACATGCAGTTGCAACCTATAATTATGAGAAGAATATTAAGGCACTCTTTAACATGGAAGATTACTATTGCAATACATATGGGATTgccaaacattttaaaaacCAGGTTTCTAGATGTATAGACAATTTCACTTGTCTATCGGTAATTATCAAACTGAAACAGCAAGATTAAGCATCATACCTGCCTTGCAAATAAGATAATTTGCCTTCTTTGAAAAACATAAATTCATTTTTACAGTGGCTTCTGGTGTCCAATATTAGACTGTAATGTTGGCAAAACCACAATCATGTTTCAAACTGTAAAATATCACGTGACTAAAATACTTACATGCAAGGATTGCAAGGCCTTTCCACCAAAGCCACCTCCAACCCTTCTTGTAATAACACGGACGTTATGCTCAGGTATACCCAGACATTTTGCAATAGCAGAGTGTGCAAACTCTGGAGATTGATTTGAACTGTAGACCACCATGCAGTTGTCTTCTTCTGGAACAGCAAGGGCAGTTTGTGTCTCCATATAGAAATAGTATTGAGAACCAAGTTTGATCTGAACATCACAATTtccacaaaaattacaaaagtaaGCATAGGTGTATATAGGATAATAGACTGCTAACAAGTTCTTTTGCTTTTATAACAGTTTAACCAAGTAACTAAGGACTATCAAACAGAGGAGGAGGAGATGAAGAGTGCAAAGAAGAAAGACATAAAGAAAAATAGTACCTCAGCAGAAACAATCTTGTGATCAGCTTCAGCCATTCCTTTTGATATATCACCAACTGGTTTTGGCAAAAGGAAAGGAGGAATCTCAAAGAAACTAGATCTTTCAACAGCCTCTTCTACAGATAAGATAGGCGGCTTGAGATCTTCCATTCCATAATCAACCACTGCACAGTTTGCAGCCATATCTGCATGTTTTTGTGTATCTGCAACCTAACAAAGTTGTTACAAATGAGTTAATAAAATACAAAGAACTTTCCTGGGATTCCTGCAGTATGTAAATTCAATAAGTGGAATAGAAGCCACAACATGGTCAAATACTCGATAAGAAATTACCACAAAAGCAAGACGCTGACCAGCACACTCAATAAGATCATCAGCAAACAAAGCTTCAGGACCAAACATTGCCACCGCCCCTACATTCTCCCCAAATTCAGGGATGTCTTTACAAGAAATAACTGTTGCAACTCCATCTGGATGTGATTTGGAGTTTAGTTGTATACCCCTCAACCATGCTAAAGGCTTTGTACTATAGATGAACGCTCCATGTAAGCAACCCATTGGTGAAGgaatgtcatctacatatacAGCCTCACCTACACAGTTGATCAACAAGAACAGAATGAGATAACCAGTATAGATGTCAAGAGCATGCATAAGGAAGCAGTTTAAGAGTATAAATTGTAGTCAATGAGATCACTACTAATGACTAACTTATTAAACATCTTTAATCAAGTGGTACGAACCTGATGCTTGGATCGATGCTTCAGATTTTTTGATCGGCTCACCAACTGGATAGTAGCTTTTGCTCAATTCCAAAACCTGCTTTGCAGAGGATAGCATTGTTGGAATCTTATTAGAGTAATCTAGGTAATTCTGTCCTAGTTTAGAATGGTTGGCTAATGAATTACTTGCATATCCATCCAAGAAACTATTGCTGTTTTCAGCACCACTATCTATCAAGGAACTTAAGAACTCGAACAGAAAACCAGCAGCCAAGCTTGACCTATATGCAGGATTTGCAGTCCCATCTTCAGGAACTACGGTAGTTCTAACTAATTTGATAGCTTCATATAAAacatcaatatttaaaaattttctagtaAAAAATTCCTCCACTTTTTTTGCCCTGATAGCATGTGCAGTCCCATAAGCACCAAAAGCAAACTGACAGTGATTCACCAAGATTCCCTCAGAAGTCTTACTTGGAGAAACTTCAGCCAAGAAGGCGGCATTTAAGTAAGGCAATGCATTACCTAAAGGTCGAGGTGAAGCTCTGTAGGTTTCAAACAGCAAGGTGGTATTGTTTTCTGGAGAAACTTTCCTAGTTGATTccaaatttgggattttaacACTTATAAGTACACTATAAAAATCTAATGGAGGCCTTCCGAGAAACTCCTCCAATGTAATTCTTTCAAATTGGTGACCACTCATTATATCTACTGTTGAACCCACAGCAAGAAGTATGGTAGCAATATCTGAGGGAAAATGTTTCCTTTGTGCCATCACCAAATTTCCCCCCACACTAGCTGTGTTTCTTATGAACCCTGAAGCAATTTTCTCCATATGGCTAGCAAGTTTCTCTAACACAGTCTCACCTTTTGAAAGAACTTCATGTCGATTGCCATTCTTCAGAGCTTCAATAACTTTGGAGATCGTTACGGCTGCTCCTATCTCTACTCC includes:
- the LOC107410358 gene encoding indole-3-acetaldehyde oxidase isoform X1, with product MAETETERNGTLVFAVNGKRFELPTVEPSTTLLEFLRSQTPFKSVKLSCGEGGCGACVVLLSRYDPVLDKVEDFTISSCLTLLCSINRCSITTSEGLGNSKNGFHPIHQRFAGFHASQCGFCTPGMCVSLFGALVNAEKTSQLKPPPGFSKLTVSEAEKAVAGNLCRCTGYRPIADACKSLAADVDIEDLGFNSFWRKGESKEVKLSRLPLYNQNDEICTFPEFLKKEIRSNVSLDSKRYNWYSPASVEELQSLLKARNINKGTEFKIVVSNTGIGYYKELEYYDTYIDLKHIPELSVIRIDQTGVEIGAAVTISKVIEALKNGNRHEVLSKGETVLEKLASHMEKIASGFIRNTASVGGNLVMAQRKHFPSDIATILLAVGSTVDIMSGHQFERITLEEFLGRPPLDFYSVLISVKIPNLESTRKVSPENNTTLLFETYRASPRPLGNALPYLNAAFLAEVSPSKTSEGILVNHCQFAFGAYGTAHAIRAKKVEEFFTRKFLNIDVLYEAIKLVRTTVVPEDGTANPAYRSSLAAGFLFEFLSSLIDSGAENSNSFLDGYASNSLANHSKLGQNYLDYSNKIPTMLSSAKQVLELSKSYYPVGEPIKKSEASIQASGEAVYVDDIPSPMGCLHGAFIYSTKPLAWLRGIQLNSKSHPDGVATVISCKDIPEFGENVGAVAMFGPEALFADDLIECAGQRLAFVVADTQKHADMAANCAVVDYGMEDLKPPILSVEEAVERSSFFEIPPFLLPKPVGDISKGMAEADHKIVSAEIKLGSQYYFYMETQTALAVPEEDNCMVVYSSNQSPEFAHSAIAKCLGIPEHNVRVITRRVGGGFGGKALQSLHVATACALAAHKLHRPVRMYMNRKADMIMAGGRHPMKITYNVGFKSDGKITALQLEILIDAGMSLDVSPIIVSNLLNGLKKYDWGALSFDIKLCKTNTTSKAAMRAPGEVQGTYIAEAVIEHVSSTLSLEVDSVRNVNLHTYNSLKLFYESSAGEPLEYTLPSIWDKLAVTSSFNHRIEMVKIFNSCNKWKKRGISRVPIVHEVLLRPTPGRVSILKDGSVVVEVGGIELGQGLWTKVKQMVAFALSSILGNVDLLDKVRVIQADTLSLIQGGYTAGSTTSESSCEAVRLCCNILVERLTPLKESLQEQMSSIQWELLVSEAHMQAVNLSASSYYVPDMSSSSYLNYGVAVSEVEVNLLTGETTILQVDLIYDCGQSLNPAVDLGQIEGAFVQGIGFFMTEEYLTNADGLMVAEGTWTYKIPSMDTIPKQFNVEILNSGHHEKRVLSSKASGEPPLLLAVSVHGATRAAIKEARKQLLSWSSQDGWESMFQLAVPATMPVVKKLSGMDIVEKYLEWSICGKK
- the LOC107410359 gene encoding uncharacterized protein LOC107410359, which produces MGRFSICILGFLLLCCLAAGTETTYLKYKDPKQPLGARIKDLLSRMTLEEKIGQMVQIERKVATPDTMKKYFIGSVLSGGGSVPAPKASAETWISAVNEIQKAALSTRLGIPMIYGIDAVHGHNNVYNATIFPHNVGLGVTRDPILIKKIGEATALEVRATGIPYAFAPCIAVCRDPRWGRCYESYSEDHKIVQLMTEIIPGLQGDLPANSHKGVPFVAGKQKVAACAKHFVGDGGTTKGINENNTVISLSGLLNIHMPAYYNSISKGVATVMVSYSSWNGKKMHANRDLVTGFLKNKLKFRGFVISDWQGIDRITSPPHANYSYSVEAGVSAGIDMIMVPETYTEFIDDLTYLVKKNIIPVSRIDDAVKRILRVKFVMGLFENPLADNSLVNELGNKEHRELAREAVRKSLVLLKNGKYSEPLLPLPKKAAKILVAGTHADNLGYQCGGWTITWQGLEGNDLTVGTTILKAITNTVDPTTQVVYSQNPDANFIKSNKFSYAIVVVGEPPYAETFGDSLNLTISEPGPSLINNVCGAVKCVVVVISGRPVVIQPYVAKIDALVAAWLPGTEGQGVADVLFGDYGFTGKLARTWFKTVDQLPMNVGDSHYDPLFPFGFGLTTKPTN
- the LOC107410358 gene encoding indole-3-acetaldehyde oxidase isoform X2, which gives rise to MCVSLFGALVNAEKTSQLKPPPGFSKLTVSEAEKAVAGNLCRCTGYRPIADACKSLAADVDIEDLGFNSFWRKGESKEVKLSRLPLYNQNDEICTFPEFLKKEIRSNVSLDSKRYNWYSPASVEELQSLLKARNINKGTEFKIVVSNTGIGYYKELEYYDTYIDLKHIPELSVIRIDQTGVEIGAAVTISKVIEALKNGNRHEVLSKGETVLEKLASHMEKIASGFIRNTASVGGNLVMAQRKHFPSDIATILLAVGSTVDIMSGHQFERITLEEFLGRPPLDFYSVLISVKIPNLESTRKVSPENNTTLLFETYRASPRPLGNALPYLNAAFLAEVSPSKTSEGILVNHCQFAFGAYGTAHAIRAKKVEEFFTRKFLNIDVLYEAIKLVRTTVVPEDGTANPAYRSSLAAGFLFEFLSSLIDSGAENSNSFLDGYASNSLANHSKLGQNYLDYSNKIPTMLSSAKQVLELSKSYYPVGEPIKKSEASIQASGEAVYVDDIPSPMGCLHGAFIYSTKPLAWLRGIQLNSKSHPDGVATVISCKDIPEFGENVGAVAMFGPEALFADDLIECAGQRLAFVVADTQKHADMAANCAVVDYGMEDLKPPILSVEEAVERSSFFEIPPFLLPKPVGDISKGMAEADHKIVSAEIKLGSQYYFYMETQTALAVPEEDNCMVVYSSNQSPEFAHSAIAKCLGIPEHNVRVITRRVGGGFGGKALQSLHVATACALAAHKLHRPVRMYMNRKADMIMAGGRHPMKITYNVGFKSDGKITALQLEILIDAGMSLDVSPIIVSNLLNGLKKYDWGALSFDIKLCKTNTTSKAAMRAPGEVQGTYIAEAVIEHVSSTLSLEVDSVRNVNLHTYNSLKLFYESSAGEPLEYTLPSIWDKLAVTSSFNHRIEMVKIFNSCNKWKKRGISRVPIVHEVLLRPTPGRVSILKDGSVVVEVGGIELGQGLWTKVKQMVAFALSSILGNVDLLDKVRVIQADTLSLIQGGYTAGSTTSESSCEAVRLCCNILVERLTPLKESLQEQMSSIQWELLVSEAHMQAVNLSASSYYVPDMSSSSYLNYGVAVSEVEVNLLTGETTILQVDLIYDCGQSLNPAVDLGQIEGAFVQGIGFFMTEEYLTNADGLMVAEGTWTYKIPSMDTIPKQFNVEILNSGHHEKRVLSSKASGEPPLLLAVSVHGATRAAIKEARKQLLSWSSQDGWESMFQLAVPATMPVVKKLSGMDIVEKYLEWSICGKK